A window from Primulina huaijiensis isolate GDHJ02 chromosome 11, ASM1229523v2, whole genome shotgun sequence encodes these proteins:
- the LOC140987450 gene encoding uncharacterized protein isoform X1 — MRTGPRVHFGLNPSHHPSPLEHRFEKRLTALEDSVTSMHVKMSAGFIETRACIRNINIALDDLKASFNLGLDELRSSLTEQIRADFAEMRSNMPVHQDKDYSIAYSRGRKRKSSEVNFGVDDNLARKIGSCSQTQHIFEPNLPVITEESSEDIQVTLDARMSGGDTTTSRGVYDNLARKIGSSSQTQQIFEPNLPVITEESSEGKVIHFFDFIFMYSILNNKLFVFRYSSDSRCAYVRWRDDHVERLLHYTLSINSCIKVVIIDQFTQ; from the exons ATGCGTACGGGTCCTAGAGTCCACTTTGGACTCAATCCTTCCCACCACCCATCACCCTTGGAGCATCGTTTCGAGAAGCGTTTGACTGCCTTGGAGGATTCTGTTACGTCTATGCATGTTAAGATGTCAGCAGGATTTATTGAGACCAGGGCGTGTATCCGGAATATAAATATAGCTTTAGATGACTTGAAAGCGAGTTTTAATCTTGGCCTCGATGAGTTGAGATCGAGTTTGACTGAACAGATTAGAGCTGATTTTGCTGAGATGAGGTCTAACATGCCAGTGCATCAGGACAAAGATTATAGCATAGCCTATAGCAGAGGGCGGAAGAGGAAATCATCCGAGGTAAATTTTG GTGTGGATGATAATCTGGCTAGGAAAATTGGCAGTTGTAGCCAAACACAACATATATTTGAGCCTAACCTTCCAGTCATTACAGAGGAGTCCTCAGAAG ATATTCAAGTGACTCTGGATGCGCGTATGTCAGGTGGCGACACGACCACGTCGAGAG GTGTGTATGATAATCTGGCTAGGAAAATTGGCAGTAGTAGCCAAACCCAACAGATATTTGAGCCTAACCTTCCAGTCATTACAGAGGAGTCCTCAGAAGGTAAGGTAATACacttttttgattttatatttatgtatagtaTATTAAACAATAAACTTTTTGTTTTTAGATATTCAAGTGACTCCAGATGCGCGTATGTCAGGTGGCGAGACGACCACGTTGAGAGATTATTACACTACACCTTGTCTATTAATAGTTGCATTAAAGTTGTTATAATTGATCAATTTACGCAGTGA
- the LOC140987450 gene encoding uncharacterized protein isoform X3, with the protein MRTGPRVHFGLNPSHHPSPLEHRFEKRLTALEDSVTSMHVKMSAGFIETRACIRNINIALDDLKASFNLGLDELRSSLTEQIRADFAEMRSNMPVHQDKDYSIAYSRGRKRKSSEVNFGVDDNLARKIGSCSQTQHIFEPNLPVITEESSEDIQVTLDARMSGGDTTTSRGVYDNLARKIGSSSQTQQIFEPNLPVITEESSEGKIFK; encoded by the exons ATGCGTACGGGTCCTAGAGTCCACTTTGGACTCAATCCTTCCCACCACCCATCACCCTTGGAGCATCGTTTCGAGAAGCGTTTGACTGCCTTGGAGGATTCTGTTACGTCTATGCATGTTAAGATGTCAGCAGGATTTATTGAGACCAGGGCGTGTATCCGGAATATAAATATAGCTTTAGATGACTTGAAAGCGAGTTTTAATCTTGGCCTCGATGAGTTGAGATCGAGTTTGACTGAACAGATTAGAGCTGATTTTGCTGAGATGAGGTCTAACATGCCAGTGCATCAGGACAAAGATTATAGCATAGCCTATAGCAGAGGGCGGAAGAGGAAATCATCCGAGGTAAATTTTG GTGTGGATGATAATCTGGCTAGGAAAATTGGCAGTTGTAGCCAAACACAACATATATTTGAGCCTAACCTTCCAGTCATTACAGAGGAGTCCTCAGAAG ATATTCAAGTGACTCTGGATGCGCGTATGTCAGGTGGCGACACGACCACGTCGAGAG GTGTGTATGATAATCTGGCTAGGAAAATTGGCAGTAGTAGCCAAACCCAACAGATATTTGAGCCTAACCTTCCAGTCATTACAGAGGAGTCCTCAGAAGGTAAG ATATTCAAGTGA
- the LOC140987450 gene encoding uncharacterized protein isoform X2, producing MRTGPRVHFGLNPSHHPSPLEHRFEKRLTALEDSVTSMHVKMSAGFIETRACIRNINIALDDLKASFNLGLDELRSSLTEQIRADFAEMRSNMPVHQDKDYSIAYSRGRKRKSSEVNFGVDDNLARKIGSCSQTQHIFEPNLPVITEESSEDIQVTLDARMSGGDTTTSRGVYDNLARKIGSSSQTQQIFEPNLPVITEESSEDIQVTPDARMSGGETTTLRDYYTTPCLLIVALKLL from the exons ATGCGTACGGGTCCTAGAGTCCACTTTGGACTCAATCCTTCCCACCACCCATCACCCTTGGAGCATCGTTTCGAGAAGCGTTTGACTGCCTTGGAGGATTCTGTTACGTCTATGCATGTTAAGATGTCAGCAGGATTTATTGAGACCAGGGCGTGTATCCGGAATATAAATATAGCTTTAGATGACTTGAAAGCGAGTTTTAATCTTGGCCTCGATGAGTTGAGATCGAGTTTGACTGAACAGATTAGAGCTGATTTTGCTGAGATGAGGTCTAACATGCCAGTGCATCAGGACAAAGATTATAGCATAGCCTATAGCAGAGGGCGGAAGAGGAAATCATCCGAGGTAAATTTTG GTGTGGATGATAATCTGGCTAGGAAAATTGGCAGTTGTAGCCAAACACAACATATATTTGAGCCTAACCTTCCAGTCATTACAGAGGAGTCCTCAGAAG ATATTCAAGTGACTCTGGATGCGCGTATGTCAGGTGGCGACACGACCACGTCGAGAG GTGTGTATGATAATCTGGCTAGGAAAATTGGCAGTAGTAGCCAAACCCAACAGATATTTGAGCCTAACCTTCCAGTCATTACAGAGGAGTCCTCAGAAG ATATTCAAGTGACTCCAGATGCGCGTATGTCAGGTGGCGAGACGACCACGTTGAGAGATTATTACACTACACCTTGTCTATTAATAGTTGCATTAAAGTTGTTATAA